A window of the Glaciimonas sp. CA11.2 genome harbors these coding sequences:
- a CDS encoding LysR substrate-binding domain-containing protein — MTLTELKYIVAVARVKHFGHAAEACFVAQPTLSVAIRKLEEELGVVIFERGGSEISITPLGLQIVAQAERVLEQTATIREIANQNKDPLAGPLRLGIIYTVGPYLLPPLVKTMIDRVPQMPLVLQENFTVRLLELLRQGELDAAIMALPFQEHGLMVQPLYDEEFVVALPKDHDWASRKNISAEDLKSETMLLLGNGHCFRDQVLEVCPEMSRFSTTGDGIARTFEGSSLETIRHMVASGIGITALPRASVPDMDTKEGNLRYIPFSSPRPSRRVVIAWRKSFTRLAAIESVRQAVLACGLPGVSFLPDEKVIEG, encoded by the coding sequence ATGACTCTAACCGAACTAAAATATATCGTCGCCGTAGCCCGCGTAAAACATTTTGGCCATGCAGCGGAAGCCTGCTTTGTCGCACAACCGACTCTGTCCGTTGCCATTAGAAAGCTGGAAGAGGAACTGGGTGTTGTGATTTTTGAGCGCGGTGGCAGTGAAATTTCCATCACGCCATTGGGTTTGCAAATTGTCGCGCAGGCCGAACGGGTATTGGAACAAACAGCCACCATCCGCGAGATCGCAAATCAAAATAAAGACCCGTTAGCTGGCCCGCTAAGACTTGGCATTATTTATACCGTTGGCCCTTATTTGCTACCGCCGCTGGTCAAAACCATGATCGACCGCGTCCCCCAAATGCCCTTGGTTTTGCAAGAAAATTTTACAGTGCGGCTGCTTGAATTATTACGTCAAGGGGAGTTAGACGCTGCCATCATGGCATTGCCATTTCAGGAGCACGGTCTGATGGTGCAACCGCTTTACGACGAAGAATTTGTCGTCGCGCTACCTAAGGATCACGACTGGGCCAGTCGTAAAAATATTAGTGCAGAAGATTTAAAATCAGAAACCATGCTGCTGCTTGGCAACGGCCATTGCTTCCGCGATCAGGTGTTAGAAGTGTGCCCGGAAATGTCTCGCTTCTCCACAACCGGTGACGGTATAGCCCGAACTTTTGAAGGTTCATCATTGGAAACAATCCGCCACATGGTCGCGTCCGGTATCGGCATCACTGCGTTACCACGTGCATCCGTGCCCGACATGGATACGAAAGAGGGTAACCTGCGCTACATTCCGTTTTCCTCTCCTCGTCCATCACGACGCGTCGTGATTGCGTGGCGCAAAAGTTTTACCCGACTTGCCGCAATCGAGTCAGTCCGGCAAGCGGTGCTGGCATGCGGTTTGCCAGGAGTGAGCTTTCTGCCAGATGAAAAAGTGATTGAGGGATGA
- the proC gene encoding pyrroline-5-carboxylate reductase, with protein MEQKLKISFIGGGNMATALIGGLAGTVTEGVNIHVVDVNSAALQKLAQRFLVTTSTEIDATVSGSDVVVLAVKPQQMKQVITALLPYVNGQLILSIAAGIQAVDLSRWLNGHNAIVRCMPNTPALIGKGITGMVATAGVSPQQHAMADLIMCAVGSTIWLDDEALIDSVTAISGSGPAYVFYFIEAMQQAAQELGLTPEQGNALAIATFVGASQLAVESSDPVSILRERVTSKGGTTYAALNSLEASGVKASIIEAAKAAALRGKELGEEFGRD; from the coding sequence ATGGAACAGAAGCTAAAAATAAGCTTTATCGGCGGTGGCAACATGGCGACTGCCTTGATTGGCGGTTTGGCTGGGACCGTCACCGAGGGTGTAAATATACATGTGGTGGATGTTAATTCTGCGGCGCTTCAAAAACTTGCACAGCGATTTTTAGTCACCACATCGACCGAAATCGATGCCACCGTCAGCGGCAGTGATGTTGTCGTTTTGGCCGTAAAACCGCAACAAATGAAGCAGGTAATTACCGCTTTGTTGCCTTACGTCAATGGTCAGCTAATACTTTCCATTGCTGCTGGAATTCAAGCTGTGGATTTATCTCGTTGGTTAAATGGCCACAATGCGATCGTCCGTTGTATGCCCAATACCCCCGCACTTATCGGTAAAGGAATTACCGGCATGGTCGCAACCGCTGGAGTATCCCCACAGCAGCACGCTATGGCCGACTTGATTATGTGTGCAGTTGGTTCAACTATTTGGCTGGATGATGAAGCGTTGATTGATTCTGTTACCGCGATTTCCGGCAGCGGCCCGGCTTATGTGTTTTACTTTATCGAGGCGATGCAGCAAGCGGCCCAGGAATTGGGGTTGACTCCTGAACAAGGCAACGCATTAGCGATTGCGACCTTTGTTGGCGCATCCCAGTTAGCTGTAGAGTCTTCCGATCCGGTGTCGATTTTACGTGAGCGGGTAACGTCAAAAGGCGGCACCACTTATGCAGCCTTAAACAGTTTGGAGGCGAGCGGAGTAAAGGCGTCCATCATCGAGGCAGCGAAAGCGGCAGCGTTGCGTGGCAAGGAGTTAGGCGAAGAATTTGGGCGTGATTAA
- the yajC gene encoding preprotein translocase subunit YajC produces MFITTAHAQTAPAATASTGPFGLGGNLTSFLPIILMFVVLYFLMIRPQMKRQKEQKSMMDALGKGDEVVTTGGILGKVVKVADGYVTLEIASGTEVTLQKNAVTTLLPKGTIKAL; encoded by the coding sequence GTGTTTATTACTACTGCACATGCGCAGACTGCGCCCGCCGCCACAGCATCTACAGGCCCTTTTGGTCTGGGTGGCAATCTGACTAGTTTCCTGCCGATCATCTTGATGTTCGTCGTTTTATACTTCCTGATGATTCGTCCGCAGATGAAACGTCAGAAAGAACAAAAATCCATGATGGATGCTTTGGGTAAGGGCGACGAAGTCGTCACAACCGGCGGCATTCTGGGTAAAGTTGTAAAAGTCGCTGATGGTTACGTGACGTTGGAAATCGCCAGTGGCACTGAAGTTACTCTGCAAAAAAACGCAGTGACAACATTGCTGCCTAAAGGCACGATCAAAGCACTGTAA
- the secF gene encoding protein translocase subunit SecF, producing MEFFRIKKDIPFMRHALILNAVSALTFVLAVFFLFHKGLHLSIEFTGGTVMELTYSQPANIDGIRKTVEDIGFTDNQIQSFGTAQDVLIRLPAKKGVSSSQQSETVLTALKAVNPDVQLKRTEFVGPQVGDELAHDGLMALLFVIIGIVIYLAIRFEWKYAVAAIIANLHDVVIILGFFAFFQWEFSLTVLAAVLAVLGYSVNESVVVFDRVRETFRDRKYGKMATPDVLNHAITSTISRTIITHGSTEIMVLSMLIFGGPTLHYFAAALTIGILFGIYSSVFVAAALAMWLGVKREDLIKPIKEKDETEGAVV from the coding sequence ATGGAATTTTTCCGAATTAAAAAAGATATTCCGTTTATGCGCCACGCATTGATTTTGAATGCGGTGTCAGCGCTAACGTTTGTCTTAGCCGTGTTTTTCCTTTTTCATAAAGGATTGCATTTATCGATCGAATTCACCGGTGGTACAGTGATGGAGCTGACGTACAGTCAACCGGCAAATATCGACGGCATCCGCAAGACGGTCGAAGATATTGGTTTTACTGACAATCAGATCCAAAGTTTTGGTACTGCGCAGGATGTCTTGATTCGCCTTCCAGCCAAAAAAGGCGTCAGTTCATCTCAACAGAGTGAGACTGTTTTGACTGCGTTGAAGGCCGTGAATCCTGACGTTCAGTTGAAACGCACCGAGTTTGTCGGGCCGCAGGTTGGTGACGAACTGGCACATGACGGTTTGATGGCATTGCTGTTCGTGATTATTGGTATCGTTATCTATCTGGCGATTCGCTTTGAGTGGAAATACGCAGTCGCAGCGATCATCGCTAACTTGCATGATGTGGTGATTATTCTAGGATTTTTTGCCTTCTTCCAGTGGGAATTTTCTCTTACCGTATTGGCGGCAGTATTGGCCGTATTGGGATATTCCGTCAATGAATCGGTGGTGGTGTTTGACCGGGTTCGCGAGACATTCCGTGACCGAAAATACGGCAAAATGGCGACGCCGGATGTATTGAATCACGCGATTACAAGCACAATCTCTCGCACAATTATCACTCACGGTAGTACCGAAATCATGGTGTTATCAATGCTGATATTCGGCGGCCCAACGCTGCATTATTTTGCTGCTGCGCTGACCATCGGTATTCTGTTTGGTATTTATTCTTCGGTATTTGTCGCTGCTGCGCTGGCTATGTGGTTGGGTGTTAAGCGCGAAGATCTGATCAAGCCGATTAAAGAAAAAGATGAAACTGAAGGCGCTGTAGTTTAA
- the ubiA gene encoding 4-hydroxybenzoate octaprenyltransferase: MNRFKLYCQLIRIDKPIGILLLLWPTLIALWLASDGKPDWKLVLIFAVGTVLMRSAGCAINDYADRDFDKHVSRTALRPLTSGKIASWEALMVAAVLAVAALLLIIPLNTYTKQLSVVAVIIAGTYPYFKRFFAIPQAYLGIAFGFGIPMSFAAVQNAVPLLVWILLISNVFWAIAYDTEYAMVDREDDLHIGIKTSAITFGRFDVLAVMICYAICFLLLFFVGWQYGLRGWFSAGLLVASLFAIYHYILIRGRDRARCFAAFRHNNWLGAALFCGVVLDYALR; this comes from the coding sequence ATGAACCGATTTAAACTTTACTGCCAACTCATCCGCATCGACAAACCCATCGGCATCCTGTTATTGCTGTGGCCGACTCTCATCGCTCTCTGGTTAGCGAGCGATGGCAAACCGGATTGGAAGCTAGTCTTGATTTTTGCAGTGGGCACGGTTTTGATGCGGTCCGCCGGTTGCGCCATCAACGATTATGCTGATCGCGATTTCGATAAACATGTTTCACGTACCGCTCTGCGCCCTTTAACAAGCGGCAAGATTGCCAGTTGGGAAGCATTGATGGTTGCGGCTGTGTTGGCTGTCGCGGCATTATTGCTGATCATACCCCTGAACACCTATACCAAACAACTCTCGGTCGTGGCCGTGATCATCGCTGGAACGTATCCTTATTTCAAACGTTTTTTTGCAATACCGCAAGCATATCTGGGTATCGCATTCGGCTTTGGCATACCAATGAGTTTTGCTGCCGTTCAAAATGCTGTACCACTACTAGTATGGATTTTGTTGATCTCAAATGTATTTTGGGCGATTGCCTACGACACTGAATATGCAATGGTGGATCGTGAAGATGATCTCCATATCGGCATAAAAACCTCAGCCATTACATTTGGTCGTTTTGATGTTTTAGCTGTGATGATCTGCTATGCCATCTGTTTTTTATTGCTGTTTTTTGTTGGCTGGCAGTACGGTTTGCGTGGGTGGTTCAGCGCGGGTTTATTGGTAGCAAGTTTGTTTGCAATCTATCATTACATTCTGATACGAGGTCGTGATCGAGCCCGTTGTTTCGCCGCATTCCGGCATAACAATTGGCTCGGTGCGGCACTATTTTGTGGCGTTGTACTTGACTATGCTTTACGATAA
- the tgt gene encoding tRNA guanosine(34) transglycosylase Tgt, whose protein sequence is MLEFTLLKTEGNARRGRVKLNHGIVETPIFMPVGTYGSVKAMSPLELKEIDAHIILGNTFHLWLRPGIEVVKKFGGLHKFMGWDKPILTDSGGFQVFSLGAMRKITEEGVKFSSPINGDKLFLSPEVSMQIQKVLNSDIVMQFDECTPYEIDGRPATQVEAAESMRMSLRWAKRSQDEFIGGENSNALFGIVQGGMFEHLRDESLAGLSELDFHGVAIGGLSVGEPKEEMMRVLEHIGPKLPANKPHYLMGVGTPEDLVAGVQSGIDMFDCVMPTRNARNGWLFTRFGDVKIKNARYKEDIQPLDETCGCYACQNFSRAYLHHLHRTGEILGARLNTIHNLHYYLDLMQNIRNSLDVGGFSAFVEQFHADRARGV, encoded by the coding sequence ATGCTTGAATTTACGCTGCTTAAAACTGAAGGAAACGCACGCCGAGGCCGCGTTAAACTCAATCACGGTATAGTCGAAACACCGATTTTCATGCCAGTCGGCACATACGGTTCAGTCAAGGCCATGTCGCCGCTGGAACTAAAAGAGATCGACGCACATATTATCTTGGGTAATACCTTTCATCTGTGGTTGCGCCCGGGTATCGAAGTCGTCAAAAAGTTTGGTGGTCTTCATAAATTTATGGGCTGGGACAAGCCGATCTTGACAGATTCCGGCGGATTTCAGGTGTTTTCTCTCGGGGCGATGCGCAAGATTACCGAAGAAGGTGTCAAGTTTTCATCGCCTATTAATGGTGATAAGTTATTTTTGTCGCCGGAAGTATCGATGCAAATTCAGAAAGTCCTGAATTCTGACATCGTGATGCAGTTTGATGAGTGTACGCCGTACGAAATTGACGGTCGTCCTGCCACGCAAGTTGAGGCAGCTGAGTCGATGCGCATGTCTTTGCGCTGGGCCAAGCGCTCGCAAGATGAGTTCATTGGCGGCGAAAACTCCAATGCTTTGTTCGGCATAGTCCAGGGCGGAATGTTTGAACATTTGCGCGATGAGTCGTTGGCGGGTCTAAGCGAGCTGGATTTCCATGGCGTGGCGATTGGCGGTCTGTCGGTCGGCGAGCCAAAAGAAGAAATGATGCGCGTACTGGAACATATCGGCCCTAAGTTGCCAGCCAACAAGCCGCATTATTTAATGGGTGTCGGCACGCCGGAAGATCTGGTGGCCGGTGTTCAAAGCGGCATTGACATGTTTGACTGCGTTATGCCGACGCGAAACGCGCGAAACGGTTGGTTGTTCACGCGTTTTGGTGATGTGAAAATCAAAAATGCGCGCTATAAAGAGGATATTCAACCGCTTGATGAAACCTGCGGTTGCTATGCATGCCAAAACTTTTCACGTGCTTATTTACATCATTTGCACCGCACTGGGGAGATTCTGGGCGCGCGTTTAAATACGATTCATAACTTGCATTACTACCTCGATTTAATGCAAAACATTCGTAATTCTCTCGATGTCGGGGGATTTTCGGCATTTGTAGAGCAATTTCATGCAGATCGCGCGCGCGGGGTTTAA
- the queA gene encoding tRNA preQ1(34) S-adenosylmethionine ribosyltransferase-isomerase QueA, producing MHSLSDYDFTLPPELIAQLPLSERSASRLLHVDDASFGALDGASLIDRQFTDVVDLLSPDDLLVFNDTRVLKARFFGVKATGGKVEVLVERVIDNRTVHAQVRASKSPQTGTQIRLAEAFDVTVGKRVGEFFTLIFPADVFELIETHGRLPLPPYIEHTADAFDETRYQTVYAKQPGAVAAPTAGLHFDLALLERLREKGIGFAYVTLHVGAGTFQPVRTENLADHKMHTEWYTIDSATVEAVRATKAAGGNVVAVGTTSLRALESASQTGELLAGGADTALFITPGYRFKTVDRLITNFHLPKSTLLMLVSAFAGYDVIKAAYAHAILQKYRFFSYGDAMLLTYRRSSGKGAEK from the coding sequence ATGCATTCTCTTTCCGATTACGATTTCACCCTACCACCCGAATTGATTGCGCAACTGCCGTTGAGCGAGCGTAGCGCCTCTCGTTTATTGCATGTTGACGATGCATCGTTTGGCGCATTAGATGGTGCGTCATTAATTGATCGCCAGTTTACGGATGTGGTGGATTTGCTATCACCCGATGATTTATTGGTATTCAACGATACCCGCGTATTGAAAGCCCGTTTCTTTGGTGTCAAAGCGACTGGCGGCAAAGTCGAGGTACTGGTCGAACGCGTGATCGATAACCGCACCGTGCACGCGCAGGTGCGCGCGTCAAAATCGCCGCAAACGGGGACGCAGATACGTTTAGCTGAAGCTTTTGACGTCACCGTCGGCAAGCGTGTCGGTGAGTTTTTTACACTGATATTCCCAGCGGATGTATTCGAACTGATCGAGACGCATGGTCGCTTGCCGTTGCCGCCCTACATAGAGCACACGGCAGACGCGTTCGACGAGACGCGCTATCAGACCGTCTATGCGAAGCAACCTGGTGCCGTAGCGGCGCCGACTGCAGGCTTGCATTTCGATTTGGCGTTGCTCGAGCGTTTGCGTGAAAAAGGCATCGGTTTTGCCTACGTCACCTTGCACGTCGGGGCCGGGACTTTCCAGCCGGTACGTACTGAAAACCTTGCCGACCATAAAATGCATACAGAGTGGTACACAATCGATTCTGCGACTGTGGAGGCAGTCCGGGCGACCAAGGCCGCTGGTGGTAACGTCGTCGCTGTGGGAACTACTAGCTTGCGTGCGCTGGAATCAGCTTCCCAAACCGGTGAATTGCTGGCCGGCGGTGCCGATACTGCGTTATTTATAACGCCGGGTTATCGCTTTAAGACTGTTGATCGTCTCATTACCAATTTCCATTTGCCGAAATCGACATTGCTGATGTTAGTGTCGGCTTTTGCCGGTTACGATGTGATCAAGGCAGCTTACGCGCACGCGATTTTACAAAAGTATCGGTTTTTTAGCTATGGCGATGCCATGTTGCTTACTTATCGGCGAAGTAGCGGTAAAGGTGCCGAAAAATGA
- the secD gene encoding protein translocase subunit SecD yields the protein MNRYPIWKYIVIVIALLFGVLYTLPNFFGESPAVQISSIKSTLKVDSALSGRVEQVLDQANLAPLNVIFDNAGAEGSVRARFKDTDTQFKAKTVLEKALNTDPTDPTYSVAFNLVPNTPQWLQSIHAFPMFLGLDLRGGVYFLMQVDVKAVANKRIQGLQSSARSILRDKDIRYSGIDRNGDAIEISFRDQDTLGKAKTLLADQLPELTLTDGPVGADPKLIATLKADVLKTTTDQSVQQNILTLSKRVNELGVAEPIIQRQGADRIVVQLPGVQDVARAKDIIGRTATLEVRMVDESVTRGTEATAAVPFGSELFKIGKNAPVVLYKDPVLTGDYISNASVSFDQNHQPAVSIDLNGDGGRKMRAATRDKIGKAMAVVLFEKGKGEVLTVATIQSELGSSFQITGMGTPQAAADLSLLMRAGSLAAPMEIIEERTIGPQLGAENIKKGFDSTMYGFLVVSIFMIAYYLLFGAFSVIALSVNLLLLVAVLSTLQATLTLPGIAAIALTLGMAIDANVLVNERIREELRKGNSPQAAIALGFEHAWHTILDSNVTALIAGIALLTFGSGAIRGFAVVHCLGILTSMFSAVFFSRGLANLWYGRRKKLTSLSIGKVWTPGD from the coding sequence ATGAATCGCTATCCAATCTGGAAATATATTGTGATCGTCATCGCGCTGTTGTTTGGCGTGCTGTACACACTGCCGAATTTTTTTGGCGAATCACCTGCGGTACAAATCAGCAGCATAAAGTCTACCCTGAAGGTAGATAGTGCGTTGAGTGGGAGGGTGGAACAGGTTCTGGACCAAGCCAATCTGGCGCCCCTCAATGTTATCTTTGATAATGCCGGTGCCGAAGGCTCGGTGCGTGCGCGTTTCAAGGATACGGACACCCAGTTCAAGGCTAAGACCGTACTGGAAAAAGCATTAAATACCGATCCGACCGATCCAACTTATAGCGTCGCGTTTAATCTGGTCCCGAATACGCCGCAATGGCTACAAAGTATTCACGCGTTCCCTATGTTTCTTGGGCTTGATTTGCGCGGCGGAGTGTATTTCCTGATGCAAGTTGATGTTAAGGCGGTCGCCAACAAGCGCATTCAGGGTTTGCAATCAAGTGCTCGCAGCATTTTGCGCGACAAGGATATACGTTATAGCGGTATTGATCGTAACGGTGATGCGATTGAAATCAGTTTCCGCGATCAAGATACTCTGGGCAAGGCAAAAACCTTACTGGCAGATCAATTGCCGGAGCTGACGCTGACCGATGGACCAGTTGGTGCCGATCCAAAGCTGATTGCGACCTTGAAAGCGGATGTGTTGAAAACAACCACTGATCAGAGCGTGCAGCAAAATATTCTGACGTTGTCCAAGCGCGTCAACGAGTTGGGTGTTGCCGAACCGATCATTCAACGCCAAGGCGCTGATCGCATCGTGGTGCAGTTGCCGGGTGTGCAAGATGTAGCGCGCGCCAAGGACATTATTGGTCGTACCGCCACCCTGGAAGTGCGGATGGTCGATGAGTCAGTTACGCGCGGTACCGAGGCAACTGCCGCTGTGCCGTTTGGTTCTGAATTGTTCAAGATTGGCAAGAACGCCCCGGTGGTTTTGTACAAAGATCCCGTACTGACCGGCGACTATATCTCTAACGCGTCTGTGTCGTTTGATCAAAATCATCAGCCAGCGGTGAGTATTGATTTGAATGGTGATGGCGGGCGCAAGATGCGCGCTGCTACACGCGACAAAATCGGTAAAGCGATGGCAGTCGTTCTGTTTGAAAAAGGCAAGGGCGAAGTCCTGACGGTAGCAACAATTCAAAGTGAGTTGGGTTCCAGCTTTCAGATTACGGGCATGGGTACGCCACAAGCGGCTGCCGATCTGTCGTTGTTGATGCGTGCTGGTTCGCTGGCTGCACCAATGGAAATTATTGAAGAGCGGACCATCGGACCGCAACTCGGTGCCGAGAATATCAAAAAAGGTTTTGATTCAACCATGTACGGCTTCCTGGTGGTCTCGATCTTCATGATCGCGTACTACTTGTTATTTGGTGCGTTTAGTGTGATTGCGTTGTCGGTCAATCTGTTGCTTCTGGTAGCAGTATTATCGACGCTGCAAGCAACCTTGACGCTGCCCGGTATCGCCGCGATCGCGTTGACACTCGGTATGGCAATTGATGCCAACGTGCTGGTGAACGAGCGGATACGAGAAGAATTACGCAAAGGGAACTCACCGCAAGCGGCGATTGCTTTGGGCTTCGAGCATGCCTGGCATACCATTCTCGACTCTAATGTGACCGCATTAATTGCCGGTATTGCGTTGCTGACGTTTGGTTCAGGTGCGATTCGCGGCTTTGCAGTGGTGCATTGCCTTGGTATTCTGACCTCGATGTTTTCAGCGGTGTTCTTCTCGCGTGGTTTGGCCAATTTGTGGTACGGCCGCCGTAAGAAACTGACATCATTGTCGATTGGTAAAGTCTGGACGCCGGGCGATTAA
- the recG gene encoding ATP-dependent DNA helicase RecG — protein MPEPTRKPSSATKLRKPAKAPAASRETKLARLGLRTDMDLVLHLPARYEDETQVVTIHQASMMGTTVAQVEGIVSACDVQYRPRRQLVVTLADDSGQLMMRFLNFYGSQITQLAVGTRVRARGEIRHGFFGAEVVHPTYKIVLEGAPLPSALTPVYPSGEGLSQLFLRKSIADAMQKIEWRDTLSPAQLKTYQLVPFEPAVRLLHNPPPEIDEGALADRSHPAWVRMKFDELLAQQLSLKRAQFARRAQNARALPLIGALSDAFLKTLPFTLTAAQQRVMAEIRTDIKEPFPMQRLLQGDVGSGKTVVAALAAAQAIDSGFQAVLMAPTEILADQHFRKIAGWMEPLGISVAWLTGSLKKKEKLASLVRIASGEAQLVIGTHALIQETVQFFKLGLVIVDEQHRFGVGQRLTLRQKSTTESSNPDAVASEVVPHQLMMSATPIPRTLAMTYYADLEISVIDELPPGRTPIVTRSVDQNRREEVIQRVHAAAQEGRQVYWVCPLIEESEALQLQTATDTYAMLVEALPDLQIGLVHGRLKPAEKQAVMEAFIAGNIHVLVATTVIEVGVDVPNASLMVIEHAERFGLSQLHQLRGRVGRGLAASVCLLLYQSPLGPIAKQRLMTMRETTDGFEIARRDLEIRGPGEFLGARQSGQAMLRFADLSTDQWIVDQASALAESLLHHSTPENVITVEAHLARWLAGREDFLKV, from the coding sequence ATGCCTGAACCAACGCGAAAACCATCATCTGCCACCAAACTTCGTAAGCCCGCCAAAGCCCCTGCTGCGAGCAGGGAAACCAAGTTAGCACGCCTCGGCTTACGTACCGATATGGATCTGGTGTTGCATCTGCCAGCCCGCTATGAGGACGAAACCCAGGTCGTCACCATCCATCAGGCTAGTATGATGGGAACCACCGTCGCACAAGTCGAAGGCATTGTCAGCGCCTGCGACGTTCAATATCGGCCACGGCGCCAACTGGTTGTGACATTGGCAGATGACAGTGGTCAGTTGATGATGCGGTTTCTCAATTTTTACGGCAGCCAAATCACGCAATTGGCGGTCGGCACACGCGTTCGTGCGCGCGGCGAAATCCGGCACGGTTTTTTTGGTGCCGAGGTAGTCCATCCAACCTACAAAATCGTCCTTGAGGGTGCGCCGCTGCCAAGCGCATTAACGCCCGTTTATCCGTCAGGCGAAGGTTTGTCGCAACTTTTTCTGCGCAAATCAATCGCCGATGCCATGCAAAAAATAGAATGGCGTGACACTTTATCCCCGGCCCAGCTAAAAACCTATCAATTAGTCCCGTTTGAGCCAGCTGTCCGTTTATTACATAATCCACCGCCTGAAATTGACGAAGGAGCGTTGGCAGATCGTTCTCACCCTGCGTGGGTACGAATGAAATTTGATGAACTATTGGCCCAACAGTTGTCGCTAAAACGTGCGCAATTCGCACGTCGCGCCCAAAATGCGCGGGCGCTTCCGTTGATCGGCGCATTATCCGATGCTTTTTTAAAAACGTTGCCGTTCACCCTGACTGCCGCACAACAGCGGGTGATGGCAGAGATTCGCACCGATATCAAGGAGCCATTTCCGATGCAGCGCTTGCTTCAAGGCGATGTCGGCAGCGGCAAAACCGTGGTTGCCGCGCTAGCCGCTGCGCAAGCAATCGATAGCGGCTTTCAAGCAGTTTTGATGGCCCCGACGGAAATCCTGGCAGATCAGCATTTCCGTAAAATTGCTGGCTGGATGGAACCGTTAGGTATCAGCGTGGCTTGGCTAACCGGTAGTTTAAAGAAAAAAGAAAAACTCGCATCGTTGGTGCGCATTGCGTCCGGAGAGGCGCAATTGGTCATCGGCACGCATGCGTTGATCCAGGAAACCGTGCAATTTTTCAAACTTGGGCTAGTAATTGTCGATGAACAGCATCGTTTCGGTGTCGGTCAGCGCCTGACGCTAAGGCAAAAATCGACGACCGAAAGCAGTAATCCGGATGCCGTCGCATCCGAGGTAGTGCCACATCAATTGATGATGAGCGCAACGCCGATTCCGCGTACGCTAGCGATGACCTATTACGCAGATCTGGAAATTTCTGTCATCGACGAGCTCCCACCTGGACGCACCCCGATCGTAACCCGCAGCGTCGACCAGAATCGTCGTGAAGAAGTCATCCAACGCGTCCACGCCGCGGCACAGGAAGGTCGCCAGGTGTATTGGGTCTGCCCCTTGATCGAAGAGTCTGAGGCCTTGCAATTACAAACTGCGACGGATACCTATGCGATGCTGGTCGAAGCGCTGCCAGACTTGCAGATTGGCCTCGTGCACGGGCGTCTTAAGCCCGCCGAAAAGCAAGCTGTCATGGAGGCCTTCATAGCCGGTAATATTCACGTGCTGGTCGCCACAACCGTGATCGAAGTCGGTGTCGACGTACCCAATGCCTCTTTGATGGTAATCGAACACGCAGAGCGCTTTGGCTTGTCGCAATTACATCAATTACGGGGCCGGGTTGGACGTGGCCTCGCGGCCAGCGTATGTTTGTTACTATATCAAAGTCCATTAGGCCCGATTGCTAAGCAGCGTCTCATGACAATGAGAGAAACGACGGATGGCTTTGAGATTGCACGTCGTGATCTGGAAATACGCGGCCCTGGAGAATTTTTAGGAGCGCGTCAATCTGGACAAGCCATGCTGCGCTTTGCGGACTTGAGTACTGATCAATGGATCGTCGATCAGGCAAGCGCGCTCGCAGAGAGTCTTTTGCACCATTCAACGCCAGAAAACGTGATAACAGTCGAGGCACATCTGGCGCGCTGGCTTGCTGGCCGCGAAGATTTTTTGAAGGTGTAA
- a CDS encoding DUF883 family protein, with product MAINNESIKDGRENLGGGLKSVMQDAQDLIDATGDQVDDRFKVAREKLKAALQSAKSELPKVTKKAVEKSKHAAHVTDEYVGGNPWKAVGVAAAIGLLAGIVIGRSK from the coding sequence ATGGCTATTAATAACGAATCCATAAAAGACGGTCGCGAGAACTTAGGCGGCGGACTGAAATCTGTTATGCAAGATGCGCAAGACCTTATCGATGCAACAGGTGATCAGGTAGATGACCGTTTCAAAGTCGCCCGTGAGAAGCTGAAAGCAGCCTTACAGAGCGCAAAATCAGAACTCCCGAAAGTGACAAAAAAAGCGGTAGAAAAAAGCAAGCACGCCGCACATGTCACCGACGAATACGTTGGCGGGAATCCATGGAAAGCTGTCGGCGTGGCTGCGGCGATTGGTCTGCTGGCTGGCATCGTGATTGGTCGCAGCAAGTAA